From Apium graveolens cultivar Ventura chromosome 9, ASM990537v1, whole genome shotgun sequence, the proteins below share one genomic window:
- the LOC141684158 gene encoding ras-related protein Rab7: MPSRRRTLLKVIILGDSGVGKTSLMNQYVNKKFSTQYKATIGADFLTKEIQFEDRLFTLQIWDTAGQERFQSLGVAFYRGADCCVLVYDVNVMKSFDNLNNWREEFLIQASPSDPENFPFVVLGNKTDVDGGNSRVVSEKKARAWCALKGNIPYFETSAKEGINVEEAFQCIAKNALKSGEEEEIYLPDTIDVGSSSQQRSTGCEC, encoded by the exons ATGCCTTCCCGTAGACGTACGCTTCTGAAGGTCATCATTCTCGGCGATAGCGG GGTTGGGAAGACCTCGTTGATGAATCA ATATGTAAATAAGAAGTTTAGTACTCAGTATAAGGCTACTATTGGAGCTGATTTCTTGACCAAGGAGATTCAGTTTGAGGATAGGCTCTTCACTCTTCAG ATTTGGGATACTGCTGGACAGGAACGCTTTCAGAGTCTTGGTGTTGCTTTCTATCGTGGTGCTGATTGTTGCGTtcttgtatatgatgttaacgtGATGAAGTCATTTGACAATTTAAATAATTGGAGGGAAGAATTTCTTATTCAG GCAAGTCCTTCTGATCCAGAAAATTTTCCATTTGTTGTTCTGGGCAACAAGACAGATGTAGATGGCGGAAATAGCAGAGTG GTTTCTGAGAAAAAAGCGAGGGCGTGGTGTGCCTTGAAGGGTAATATTCCATACTTCGAGACCTCTGCTAAGGAGGGCATCAACGTGGAAGAAGCATTCCAGTGTATAGCAAAGAATGCACTGAAGAGCGGAGAAGAAGAGGAAAT ATACTTGCCAGATACCATCGATGTTGGAAGCAGCAGTCAGCAGAGATCTACTGGATGCGAGTGCTGA
- the LOC141687350 gene encoding uncharacterized protein LOC141687350 isoform X1, with protein MRLKRQKRHRRTVRFFTACFGFRDPFKVLCDGTFIHHCVAHDISPFDTVLANLLGAEVKIFTTRCVLAELGRLGGAYSGTLSVARNIMPARCDHDKRKSAVDCITELIGENNAEHFFVATQDADFRKNLQEIPGVPLIFGLRNALLLDPLSKSQRDFAKSAEEERLHLTDLELKMLNMKKYSGPVIKAADSPDMPEGVEQKFLGSKTLKLPGEKKKTDLKDKVQFKRKKAKGPNPLSCKKKKTQGNQNNAPKKESKDAEQTVRSRSRKRKRSRKSKTAESTVSQ; from the exons ATGAGGCTAAAGAGGCAAAAACGACACCGCAGGACTGTGAGATTTTTCACAGCTTGTTTTGGATTTAGAGACCCTTTTAAGGTTCTTTGTGATGGGACTTTTATTCATCATTGTGTAGCTCATGATATTAGTCCTTTTGATACTGTTCTCGCTAATCTTCTTGGTGCTGAAGTTAAGATTTTTACTACTAG ATGTGTTCTTGCAGAATTGGGGAGGCTTGGTGGTGCTTATAGTGGTACTCTTAGCGTAGCTCGGAATATTATGCCTGCGAG GTGTGACCATGATAAGAGAAAGAGTGCAGTGGATTGCATTACGGAACTTATTGGCGAAAACAATGCAGAGCACTTCTTTGTTGCTACGCAGGATGCTGATTTTCGGAAGAACTTACAGGAG ATACCTGGTGTGCCACTAATTTTTGGCCTGCGAAATGCCCTACTCCTTGATCCGTTGTCAAAATCTCAACGCGATTTTGCAAAATCTGCTGAAGAGGAACGGTTGCATTTAACTGACTTGGAGTTGAAAATGTTAAACATGAAAAAGTATAGCGGACCAGTTATTAAAGCAGCAGATTCCCCTGATATGCCGGAAGGCGTGGAACAGAAATTTCTGGGGTCCAAAACCCTTAAGTTACCTGGCGAGAAAAAGAAAACAGATTTAAAGGATAAAGTCCAGTTTAAGAGAAAAAAAGCTAAG GGTCCCAACCCACTATCATGTAAGAAAAAGAAGACTCAAGGGAACCAGAATAATGCTCCAAAAAAG GAAAGTAAGGATGCTGAACAAACAGTGAGAAGCAGGAGTCGGAAAAGAAAAAGATCCCGTAAGAGCAAAACTGCGGAGTCAACTGTTAGTCAATAG
- the LOC141687350 gene encoding rRNA-processing protein utp23-like isoform X2, whose translation MILVLLILFSLIFLVLKLRFLLLELGRLGGAYSGTLSVARNIMPARCDHDKRKSAVDCITELIGENNAEHFFVATQDADFRKNLQEIPGVPLIFGLRNALLLDPLSKSQRDFAKSAEEERLHLTDLELKMLNMKKYSGPVIKAADSPDMPEGVEQKFLGSKTLKLPGEKKKTDLKDKVQFKRKKAKGPNPLSCKKKKTQGNQNNAPKKESKDAEQTVRSRSRKRKRSRKSKTAESTVSQ comes from the exons ATGATATTAGTCCTTTTGATACTGTTCTCGCTAATCTTCTTGGTGCTGAAGTTAAGATTTTTACTACTAG AATTGGGGAGGCTTGGTGGTGCTTATAGTGGTACTCTTAGCGTAGCTCGGAATATTATGCCTGCGAG GTGTGACCATGATAAGAGAAAGAGTGCAGTGGATTGCATTACGGAACTTATTGGCGAAAACAATGCAGAGCACTTCTTTGTTGCTACGCAGGATGCTGATTTTCGGAAGAACTTACAGGAG ATACCTGGTGTGCCACTAATTTTTGGCCTGCGAAATGCCCTACTCCTTGATCCGTTGTCAAAATCTCAACGCGATTTTGCAAAATCTGCTGAAGAGGAACGGTTGCATTTAACTGACTTGGAGTTGAAAATGTTAAACATGAAAAAGTATAGCGGACCAGTTATTAAAGCAGCAGATTCCCCTGATATGCCGGAAGGCGTGGAACAGAAATTTCTGGGGTCCAAAACCCTTAAGTTACCTGGCGAGAAAAAGAAAACAGATTTAAAGGATAAAGTCCAGTTTAAGAGAAAAAAAGCTAAG GGTCCCAACCCACTATCATGTAAGAAAAAGAAGACTCAAGGGAACCAGAATAATGCTCCAAAAAAG GAAAGTAAGGATGCTGAACAAACAGTGAGAAGCAGGAGTCGGAAAAGAAAAAGATCCCGTAAGAGCAAAACTGCGGAGTCAACTGTTAGTCAATAG
- the LOC141684874 gene encoding uncharacterized protein LOC141684874, translating into MVVNGRTVERDKRWKKPEEGWIKVNVDAMIFQENGIGCAAVIRDARGEFPASRCKKIAGVWRPKEAEAIAFKEALSWIIELQHKNCVFETDSRVLVQACNRAPDNSYFGTIVGDCIQLLKHINPVLFQFAFRSANSVAHTLARATYSMSDKGE; encoded by the coding sequence ATGGTGGTAAATGGTCGAACAGTAGAGAGAGACAAAAGGTGGAAAAAACCGGAAGAAGGATGGATAAAGGTGAATGTAGACGCGATGATATTCCAGGAGAATGGTATTGGATGTGCTGCAGTTATTCGAGATGCAAGGGGTGAGTTTCCGGCATCTAGATGTAAGAAGATAGCAGGAGTATGGAGACCAAAGGAAGCCGAGGCAATTGCATTCAAGGAAGCATTATCATGGATTATTGAATTGCAGCATAAGAACTGTGTTTTTGAAACTGATTCGAGAGTACTGGTTCAGGCATGTAACAGAGCTCCTGATAACTCATATTTTGGAACCATAGTGGGTGATTGCATCCAGTTGTTAAAGCACATAAATCCGGTGCTATTTCAGTTTGCGTTTAGATCTGCGAATAGTGTGGCGCACACTCTAGCTAGAGCTACCTATTCTATGTCAGATAAAGGAGAGTGA
- the LOC141684875 gene encoding uncharacterized protein LOC141684875 — protein sequence MAMISWCEMFPSAEVRVLEVTTLDHLPLLLQLHRQVFVQRSRRFKFENMWIEERECRGIVQSCWREEEKQSQLLAMPIVEEEVKKAVFKMIADKSPGVDGLFPGSYQAYWEIVGTNVVEFCRTFFDTGELTDGVNQTLVCLIPKVKHPKKQSAFIEGRLLTDNALVAYEINHYIHRKTQGRTRVAALKVDVSKAYDRLEWSYIESMMGRYGFPSIWIERVMQCVKTVSYSFLRNSDIFGGVVPHRGIRQGDLISPYLYILCAEGLSGMIRENEKSGLLHGCKIANKALSISHLLFADDCYFFLRATKSEAQTLKNVLRRYEAISGQCGGLGMRETRKFNLSMLAKQGWWLLKETNSLVSAIMKAKYYPNFSFLNATVGTNPSYAWRSIMAAIDVVKVGARKRIGNGRDTRIWGDPWLPDIVDGYVRTPMHVQLQQSSVHGLIQEDACLWDFDIIQDIFQPRDFELIKQIPVPRNRATDSWFWLFDKKGEYTVKSKVTNFLWRFCTTCLPTSGTLVMKQVNIGGLCPWCHSADETDTHVLFECGFAKSVWNMAGVLLNVQYNPNDAAGIVIRKVFNNYSGEQCVQLGMMCWSLWNRKNRLVWEKINGSVFGVVAATNNLLRD from the exons ATGGCAATGATTAGTTGGTGTGAAATGTTTCCTTCAGCAGAGGTACGGGTTCTTGAGGTGACAACATTGGATCATTTGCCCTTGCTGTTGCAATTACATAGACAAGTTTTTGTGCAACGAAGTAGAAGATTTAAGTTTGAGAATATGTGGATTGAAGAAAGAGAGTGTAGAGGTATAGTGCAATCATGTTGGCGGGAGGAAG AAAAACAAAGCCAATTGCTTGCCATGCCTATTGTGGAGGAGGAAGTAAAAAAAGCGGTTTTCAAGATGATTGCTGACAAATCACCTGGGGTTGATGGTTTATTCCCAGGTTCTTATCAAGCCTACTGGGAGATAGTTGGGACAAATGTGGTTGAGTTTTGTAGAACATTTTTCGATACTGGAGAACTTACAGATGGAGTGAATCAAACTCTAGTTTGCCTGATTCCGAAAGTGAAGCATCCGAAGAAA CAAAGCGCGTTTATTGAAGGTCGTTTGTTAACTGACAATGCTTTGGTAGCTTATGAAATTAATCATTATATTCATCGTAAAACTCAAGGAAGAACTAGAGTAGCTGCTTTAAAGGTGGATGTTTCTAAGGCATATGATCGATTGGAATGGTCATATATTGAATCAATGATGGGGAGATATGGCTTTCCTAGTATCTGGATTGAGAGGGTGATGCAATGTGTCAAGACAGTCTCCTACAGTTTTCTAAGAAATAGTGATATATTTGGAGGGGTTGTGCCTCATCGAGGAATACGACAAGGAGACCTGATTTCTCCATATTTATATATCCTTTGTGCTGAAGGATTAAGTGGTATGATTCGAGAGAACGAGAAGAGTGGATTACTGCATGGATGCAAGATTGCAAATAAGGCGCTAAGTATTTCTCATCTACTTTTCGCGGATGACTGTTACTTTTTTCTAAGGGCAACAAAATCAGAAGCACAAACGCTAAAGAATGTACTACGGAGATACGAGGCCATATCAGGGCAG TGTGGAGGTTTGGGTATGCGGGAGACAAGAAAATTTAATCTATCTATGCTGGCTAAACAGGGTTGGTGGTTGCTTAAAGAAACTAACTCCTTAGTCTCTGCAATTATGAAGGCGAAATATTACCCTAATTTCAGTTTCTTAAATGCTACAGTAGGTACTAATCCAAGCTATGCATGGAGAAGTATTATGGCAGCAATTGATGTGGTAAAGGTTGGGGCTCGAAAACGAATTGGTAATGGAAGGGATACAAGGATTTGGGGTGATCCGTGGTTACCAGATATTGTTGATGGGTATGTGAGAACTCCAATGCATGTACAGCTTCAACAGAGTTCAGTACATGGGTTAATACAGGAGGATGCGTGTTTATGGGATTTTGATATAATTCAGGATATTTTTCAACCTAGGGATTTTGAGCTAATAAAGCAAATCCCAGTGCCGAGGAATCGTGCAACGGACTCATGGTTCTGGCTGTTTGACAAGAAAGGAGAGTACACGGTTAAGA GTAAAGTTACAAACTTTCTATGGCGATTTTGTACAACATGTTTACCAACATCTGGTACATTGGTAATGAAACAAGTGAATATTGGTGGTTTATGCCCTTGGTGCCACTCTGCAGATGAAACGGACACTCACGTCTTATTTGAATGTGGTTTTGCGAAATCTGTTTGGAATATGGCAGGGGTGCTCTTAAATGTGCAGTACAATCCTAATGACGCAGCTGGTATAGTGATCAGGAAAGTCTTTAATAATTATTCAGGAGAGCAATGTGTTCAGTTGGGAATGATGTGTTGGAGTTTATGGAATAGAAAAAATAGATTGGTTTGGGAGAAGATAAATGGGTCTGTATTTGGAGTGGTAGCAGCAACTAATAACTTGTTGAGGGATTGA
- the LOC141684876 gene encoding uncharacterized protein LOC141684876 translates to MSLLAWNCRGLANPRIVKLLLDFNQQYRPSLIFLSETLVKQSKVENVCKRLGFAGFFVVDGQGHGGGIVLIWRNEGVVQIVNSCQSFIDFEISHDQAGKWRYTGYYGFPERARRTESWNMLRELSVASSLPWCIIGDINDIVSMEEKRGGKNQPRKLLEGFSKAIMDCGLHGICTHGRDQEEGNHGFKRD, encoded by the coding sequence ATGAGTCTTCTAGCTTGGAACTGTCGTGGGCTGGCCAACCCACGAATAGTTAAACTTCTGTTGGACTTCAACCAACAGTATAGGCCTAGTCTCATCTTTCTGAGTGAGACGTTGGTGAAACAAAGTAAGGTGGAAAATGTGTGTAAGAGATTAGGGTTTGCAGGGTTCTTTGTTGTTGACGGACAGGGACATGGAGGAGGAATTGTATTAATATGGAGAAATGAAGGTGTTGTGCAAATTGTAAACAGTTGCCAGAGTTTTATTGACTTTGAAATTAGTCATGACCAGGCTGGGAAATGGAGATATACTGGATATTACGGCTTCCCGGAAAGAGCTAGAAGAACTGAATCTTGGAATATGCTTCGAGAATTGTCTGTAGCCTCATCTTTACCGTGGTGCATTATAGGAGACATTAACGACATTGTCTCTATGGAGGAAAAACGAGGAGGAAAAAATCAGCCTAGAAAATTATTGGAGGGTTTCTCAAAAGCTATAATGGACTGTGGGCTGCATGGTATATGTACACATGGGAGAGATCAAGAGGAGGGAAATCATGGATTCAAGAGAGATTAG